One window of the Lactococcus lactis genome contains the following:
- a CDS encoding glycosyltransferase family 2 protein, with translation MDGEIVLKLSIVVPAYNEEETLELFVSEVNKQTEKLPLEKTFYFINDGSVDNTLGILKKLSVNKNIKYISFSKNFGKEAALLAGLREADGDYITVMDADLQDPPVMLNEMYTKIQEGFDIVGTCRVSRDGEPPIRSFFAKTFYKIINKISDTEMVDGVRDFRLMTRQVDSILKLKENNRFSKGIFSWVGFKTTYLPYENRERVAGTTSWSFFGLLKYSIDGIVNFSEAPLNIATFVGFVSFLTSCLLSLFYLVKTLIFGDAVQGFPTLIVLILLLGGLQLLSIGIIGKYIAKIFLETKKRPNYIIKESNIKSN, from the coding sequence ATGGATGGAGAAATTGTGTTAAAGCTATCAATCGTAGTACCAGCATATAATGAAGAAGAAACTCTAGAATTATTTGTCAGTGAAGTCAACAAACAAACGGAAAAATTACCTTTAGAAAAAACTTTTTATTTTATTAATGATGGTTCAGTGGATAATACATTAGGTATTTTAAAAAAACTTTCTGTAAATAAAAATATTAAATATATTTCTTTTTCTAAGAATTTTGGTAAAGAAGCAGCATTATTAGCAGGATTAAGAGAAGCTGATGGTGATTATATAACAGTTATGGATGCAGACTTACAAGACCCACCAGTAATGTTGAATGAAATGTATACTAAGATACAAGAAGGTTTCGATATAGTGGGGACATGTAGGGTTTCACGAGACGGAGAACCACCAATTCGTTCTTTCTTTGCTAAAACCTTCTACAAGATTATCAATAAAATATCTGATACTGAAATGGTTGATGGAGTACGAGATTTTCGTTTAATGACTCGCCAAGTTGATAGCATTCTTAAGTTGAAAGAAAATAACCGTTTTTCTAAAGGCATTTTCAGCTGGGTGGGATTTAAAACGACTTATCTACCTTATGAAAACCGAGAACGAGTTGCTGGAACTACATCATGGAGCTTCTTCGGTTTGCTAAAATATTCTATTGATGGCATTGTAAATTTCTCAGAAGCACCTCTAAATATTGCAACGTTTGTTGGTTTTGTTAGCTTTTTAACCTCATGTTTACTTAGTCTTTTTTACCTTGTTAAAACCCTTATATTTGGTGATGCTGTACAAGGCTTTCCGACCCTAATTGTATTGATTTTATTATTGGGAGGATTGCAATTACTTTCAATCGGAATTATCGGAAAATATATCGCTAAGATATTCCTTGAAACAAAAAAAAGACCCAATTATATTATCAAAGAAAGCAATATAAAGTCAAATTGA
- a CDS encoding DUF3329 domain-containing protein — protein MLRKNKNNLLGILMIISMFVLIFILNYMTHYTSDDYAYRFVFKSHLPGTSPEKINGIFSIIKSQISHYKLWNGRFVAHFIVQFFMQYNKIIFDVFNTLIFILLGFIIYSILKKVSNINNKIETFIFIFTLLWLFTPEFGKSVLWLSGAGNYLWTSIIYSSFLLFNLKTQKSNLLTYVLVIVLGFISGATNENSGPAIILVIILLVLWKYLSSKTLDVWRIFGILSSCVGYLIMFTSPGSQKRGQQQISLDLLKDRLVHVYSASVSHFFFEYLILILFIFILVYQKKYSKSNFIFTTIMLIGHFSSIYCLVLSTGQPLRTFFGSNILLIIAIVYLLNCISGFISLKKYLSIVLITVSIIVYCYAFNDIYKNYREVDNQIKIIETSNPNKEIIVPLLTPSHSLYNPYNGTAYLDDNPKSWFNLWMAKYYKVSSIKGVNSK, from the coding sequence ATGTTAAGAAAAAACAAAAATAACTTACTTGGTATATTAATGATAATCAGTATGTTTGTGTTAATATTTATTTTAAATTATATGACACACTATACATCAGATGATTATGCTTATAGATTTGTATTTAAATCTCATTTACCAGGTACTAGTCCAGAAAAAATTAATGGTATTTTTAGCATCATTAAATCACAAATATCTCATTATAAATTGTGGAATGGAAGATTTGTAGCTCACTTTATCGTCCAGTTCTTTATGCAATATAACAAGATTATTTTTGATGTTTTTAATACCTTAATATTTATATTATTGGGCTTCATTATATACTCAATACTAAAAAAAGTTTCTAACATAAACAACAAAATAGAAACATTTATATTTATTTTCACATTACTTTGGCTTTTTACACCAGAGTTTGGGAAAAGTGTCCTTTGGCTATCTGGAGCAGGTAATTACTTATGGACCTCTATAATATATTCTTCATTTCTATTATTCAATTTAAAAACTCAAAAATCAAACTTACTCACTTATGTATTAGTTATAGTTCTTGGATTTATATCGGGTGCCACAAATGAAAATTCTGGCCCCGCAATAATCCTTGTTATTATTTTATTAGTGTTATGGAAGTACTTATCTTCTAAAACTTTAGACGTATGGAGAATATTTGGGATATTAAGTTCTTGTGTGGGATATCTTATTATGTTTACATCCCCCGGATCTCAAAAAAGAGGGCAACAACAAATTAGTCTTGATCTTCTAAAAGATAGACTTGTTCATGTCTATTCTGCAAGTGTTAGTCACTTCTTTTTCGAATATTTAATACTGATTTTATTTATTTTTATATTGGTATATCAAAAAAAATACTCTAAATCTAACTTTATTTTTACTACAATAATGTTAATCGGACACTTTTCATCTATATATTGCCTTGTACTTTCGACAGGTCAACCACTTCGTACATTTTTTGGTTCCAATATTTTACTAATAATTGCTATTGTCTATTTATTAAATTGCATATCTGGATTTATTTCACTAAAAAAATATCTTTCGATTGTTTTAATAACTGTAAGTATTATAGTATATTGTTATGCTTTCAATGATATATACAAAAACTATCGAGAAGTTGACAATCAGATTAAAATAATAGAAACATCAAATCCTAATAAAGAAATTATTGTCCCCTTATTAACCCCATCGCATTCATTGTACAATCCTTATAATGGAACTGCTTATCTTGACGATAATCCAAAATCTTGGTTTAATTTGTGGATGGCAAAGTATTATAAAGTCTCATCTATCAAAGGTGTTAATAGTAAATAA
- a CDS encoding LysM peptidoglycan-binding domain-containing protein, which translates to MKKLIKKAAIGMVAFFVVAASGPVFAAVGDQGVDWSKYNGTYGNFGYAHDKFAFSQIGGTYGGTFVDQATYETQVASAIAQGKRAHTYIWYQVGGSQEVAKAALDHYLPKIQMPKNSIVALDYEGGASGNKQANTDAILYGMRRVKAAGYTPMYYSYKPYTLANVNYKQIIKEFPNSLWIAAYPNYEVTPVPNYSFFPSMDGISVFQFTSTYVAGGLDGNVDLTGITDNGYGKQQGQEVKPDTATPAIENGKEANEVKGNDVEVGMTVKVNFGAKNYATGETIPQWVKGQPHKIIQKNGDTVLLDGIMSWLSVHDVETIDASTSQPTTPAKSYIVKQGDTLSGIASNWGTNWQELARQNSLSNPNMIYSGQVIRFTGGQSGATSRSYTVRSGDNLSSIASRLGTTVQSLVSMNSISNPNLIYAGQTLNY; encoded by the coding sequence ATGAAAAAGTTAATTAAAAAAGCTGCCATTGGAATGGTAGCTTTCTTTGTTGTTGCAGCAAGTGGACCAGTATTTGCGGCAGTTGGTGACCAAGGGGTAGACTGGTCAAAATATAACGGAACTTACGGTAATTTTGGCTATGCACATGATAAATTTGCTTTTAGCCAAATCGGAGGGACTTACGGTGGAACCTTTGTAGACCAAGCCACCTATGAAACGCAAGTAGCTTCAGCAATTGCTCAAGGTAAACGAGCGCACACTTATATTTGGTACCAAGTCGGAGGTTCGCAAGAAGTAGCAAAAGCAGCACTTGACCACTACTTGCCAAAAATTCAAATGCCAAAGAATTCTATTGTAGCTCTGGACTATGAAGGTGGAGCAAGTGGAAACAAACAGGCCAATACTGATGCGATTCTTTATGGAATGCGACGTGTAAAAGCTGCTGGATATACTCCAATGTATTATTCTTATAAGCCTTACACTTTGGCCAATGTTAATTATAAGCAAATCATCAAAGAATTCCCTAACTCACTATGGATTGCGGCATATCCAAATTATGAAGTGACACCAGTTCCAAACTATAGCTTCTTCCCAAGTATGGACGGAATTTCAGTATTCCAGTTCACATCAACTTATGTTGCTGGCGGACTTGATGGAAATGTTGATTTAACAGGAATCACAGATAATGGATACGGAAAACAGCAAGGCCAAGAAGTTAAACCCGATACTGCTACACCGGCCATTGAAAATGGTAAAGAAGCCAATGAAGTTAAAGGAAACGATGTAGAAGTTGGAATGACGGTTAAAGTAAACTTTGGCGCTAAGAATTATGCCACAGGAGAAACAATTCCTCAATGGGTAAAAGGTCAACCACATAAAATCATCCAGAAGAATGGAGATACTGTCTTGCTTGATGGTATTATGAGCTGGTTATCCGTTCATGATGTGGAAACTATTGATGCTTCTACAAGCCAGCCAACGACACCCGCAAAAAGTTATATTGTAAAACAAGGTGATACACTTAGTGGCATTGCTTCAAATTGGGGAACCAACTGGCAAGAATTAGCACGTCAGAACAGTTTATCTAATCCGAATATGATTTATTCTGGTCAGGTTATTCGCTTCACAGGCGGTCAATCTGGGGCTACATCACGATCTTACACTGTACGCTCTGGCGATAACCTTTCATCGATTGCCAGTCGTCTTGGAACGACAGTTCAAAGTCTGGTTTCAATGAATAGCATCTCAAACCCTAATTTGATTTATGCTGGTCAAACTTTAAATTATTAA
- a CDS encoding distal tail protein Dit, translated as MYKFRDTTKQEHYRNLPFIPTSAMSYDGTWLEELIEGYQTLTVEGREMYSLSFESQEMQVGGVITNIKYPPRELTIKYKLEDRDPRVLQEKFDTLKAFLIRQEDVPIIFHDDLEYTFYGRFQTADTVAGDTNSIISSFTVLCSDPFKHGKIQSVKNKVIEVLPYPVKPDKLSFKLLTDGLLATYGNYRLKSSQAKNGDLLEFDFQSGNTFINGKVNNNLLDLDSDFKNIRLTTGTDFSSSNYELTIQYRKAVL; from the coding sequence ATGTACAAGTTTAGAGATACGACAAAACAGGAGCATTATCGCAACCTTCCTTTTATTCCAACCAGCGCCATGAGTTATGATGGGACTTGGTTAGAGGAACTCATAGAAGGTTATCAGACATTGACTGTAGAGGGGCGAGAGATGTATTCTCTTAGCTTTGAATCACAAGAAATGCAAGTGGGAGGAGTGATAACCAATATTAAATATCCTCCTCGAGAGTTGACGATAAAATATAAGTTGGAGGATAGGGATCCTCGAGTATTACAAGAAAAGTTTGATACTTTAAAAGCGTTCTTGATTCGTCAAGAAGATGTTCCTATTATTTTTCATGATGATTTGGAATATACTTTTTATGGACGTTTCCAAACTGCTGATACTGTGGCGGGAGATACTAATTCAATTATTTCAAGTTTTACTGTACTTTGTAGTGATCCATTTAAACATGGAAAAATTCAAAGCGTTAAAAACAAAGTGATTGAAGTTTTGCCTTACCCAGTTAAACCTGATAAGCTATCATTCAAGTTATTGACAGATGGATTACTTGCAACTTATGGAAATTATCGCTTGAAGTCATCACAGGCTAAAAATGGCGACCTTTTGGAATTTGATTTCCAATCTGGCAATACTTTTATTAATGGAAAAGTAAATAACAACCTCTTAGACCTTGATTCTGATTTTAAAAATATCAGATTGACAACTGGAACAGATTTTTCAAGTTCAAACTATGAGTTAACGATTCAATATAGAAAGGCGGTGCTTTAG
- a CDS encoding BppU family phage baseplate upper protein yields MTEHFITLSTTEPNNNVGIVKLRHADVNSQVIVAQIVENGQPKNFEGLQPFFCLMAQEVTGQGVSEEAVISFDAKNGTLNYIASDNALQMVGRNEAYFSFRKQEGGRWIEQFSTRTFHYIVEKSIYSQPFKDSNYWWTFKELYRIFSQNIEDGKKSWEEFVESNREILESIDPGGRLLAEVLDLNKIIYRKVPSGFNVVIEHDSEYQPDVKVTYYKNSIGTEANGFDTGPVFGGERIYNLASSLSYIRNKVNVELPSVYAMGGEVVNNGNELLLINGTEVMRFVIEDATITKGYVEKVKPPTNLIVYDITSSSAKISWENGG; encoded by the coding sequence ATGACAGAACATTTTATAACACTGTCCACCACAGAGCCTAATAACAATGTCGGTATTGTTAAATTGAGACATGCGGACGTGAATAGTCAAGTGATTGTTGCTCAAATCGTAGAGAACGGTCAACCTAAGAACTTTGAAGGCTTACAGCCGTTCTTTTGTTTAATGGCGCAAGAAGTCACAGGGCAAGGTGTTTCAGAAGAAGCGGTGATTTCTTTCGATGCCAAAAATGGAACATTGAATTATATTGCCAGTGACAATGCGCTTCAAATGGTTGGACGAAATGAAGCTTATTTTAGCTTTAGAAAACAAGAAGGCGGGCGGTGGATTGAGCAATTCTCCACTCGGACTTTTCACTATATTGTTGAGAAATCCATTTATTCGCAACCTTTCAAAGACTCTAATTACTGGTGGACCTTTAAAGAACTTTACCGAATTTTTAGTCAAAATATCGAAGATGGGAAAAAGAGTTGGGAAGAATTTGTAGAATCGAACCGTGAAATCCTTGAATCCATTGATCCAGGAGGACGGTTACTTGCGGAAGTTTTAGACCTCAATAAAATTATTTATCGTAAAGTTCCAAGTGGATTTAATGTAGTAATTGAGCACGATTCAGAGTATCAACCGGATGTGAAAGTAACTTATTACAAAAATTCAATTGGAACCGAAGCCAATGGATTTGATACTGGTCCAGTATTTGGCGGAGAGCGAATTTATAACCTAGCTTCTTCATTAAGTTATATCAGAAATAAAGTCAATGTTGAGCTTCCGTCAGTTTATGCAATGGGCGGAGAAGTTGTAAATAATGGTAACGAACTGTTGTTAATCAACGGAACTGAGGTTATGCGTTTTGTTATTGAGGACGCAACAATCACCAAAGGCTATGTTGAAAAAGTGAAGCCACCAACTAATCTAATTGTTTATGATATCACTTCTTCAAGTGCAAAAATTTCGTGGGAAAACGGGGGATAA
- a CDS encoding phage tail spike protein: protein MSIILFLDKMQQVIKSYDSNEFIECVQTKEITTNTSELMNDTLSVSLPFNETIKDASYIAVNDTKEQEFSLYRILTAKDEDNLLSSEAINFAVDELDNFIIKDIRPKNRSFSYVINQLLSDSGCDWVLGVCEPIKTVSSIFYYTSMREALKALQELGAEFTFSIEITGNKITKKIINCYNQIGKITNKRFEYGEEVLKIVHQQDRTNIVTALIGRGKGEEVGDGYGRRLEFSDVEWRKSNGKPLDKPKGQNWIEYPEMTKEYGIPSNGKMLPRKTVVVFDDVEDASELLQKTYDQLAYYCRPLVQFSTEILGSDSIGNTVSIHRGDRNYHYQTRVFKVVTDHVNGRVQASLGDNLSGNSINRQLSQVQSNISDLDNNKMTFYDSTEIGKYQDDIMRGAGANGGSIYMVNGIEAGVSQSRETYEQVFMDGPKIQDSQYFMIQNNTGISFKQCKKGQWTTIQDVHNGASTTAWTLDGTFNASFIAAGILAGVLIQGVVVKSIGTNSFFQSVLSNGAFSIEQYKETNNVDYTNSDWQKYIHGGKVGEFIGTYDGNTRKANGSALINYPGYILSINQDNGKGSSTPVFQIPSNSAFDNPMYKLFGKGTIYDDLEIKGNLTANSLKVNGRLETKELYVNGVKIDTNGGGNSGGGGAGWNGQYPPEVTSDRDKRYWQIWAMAIGAGFSKQAAAALLGNAQGESDANPTADEGGGRPGFGYGVWQWTDSSGASSGRVYMINLMTRAGVIDNPDSITAQFKLLMWHSPNGQWIAKSSYPYSWTQFMTLTDINTATQAFVANFERPLNGHPERSTWAQEWYNKFVNLEIPSGSGGYIAPISSPITVTSEMGWRTSPITGAQEFHNAMDLVNGNPTTPILASGDGQVVQAGSNYYDWYGNYTVIKHADGLYTGYAHQSRIDVSVGQNVKKGQQIGLMGATGPVTGPHLHFQFMDQYWPSSSAHFKNPRDYIKF from the coding sequence GTGAGTATTATCTTATTTTTAGATAAGATGCAACAAGTCATCAAAAGTTATGATTCCAACGAGTTCATAGAATGTGTTCAGACAAAAGAAATCACAACCAACACTTCTGAATTAATGAATGACACACTTTCAGTTTCTTTACCTTTTAACGAAACAATTAAAGATGCCAGCTATATTGCAGTCAATGATACGAAAGAACAAGAGTTTTCTTTATATCGAATTTTAACCGCAAAAGATGAAGATAATTTATTATCATCTGAAGCGATAAATTTTGCAGTCGATGAATTGGATAATTTTATCATCAAAGATATAAGGCCTAAAAATAGGTCTTTTTCTTATGTGATTAATCAACTGTTATCTGATTCAGGTTGTGACTGGGTATTGGGTGTCTGTGAACCGATTAAAACAGTTTCAAGCATTTTTTACTATACTTCTATGCGTGAAGCGCTCAAAGCTTTGCAAGAACTAGGCGCAGAGTTCACATTTTCAATTGAAATTACAGGGAATAAGATTACGAAAAAAATCATTAACTGTTATAACCAAATTGGAAAAATTACCAATAAACGCTTTGAATATGGCGAGGAAGTTTTGAAAATTGTTCACCAACAAGACCGCACAAATATTGTCACTGCCCTAATTGGACGTGGAAAAGGTGAAGAAGTTGGGGACGGATACGGACGAAGACTTGAGTTTTCAGATGTCGAGTGGAGAAAGTCAAATGGAAAGCCCCTTGATAAGCCAAAAGGTCAAAATTGGATTGAATATCCAGAAATGACGAAAGAATATGGCATTCCATCAAACGGAAAAATGTTACCACGTAAAACGGTTGTTGTTTTTGATGATGTGGAAGATGCAAGCGAACTTTTACAAAAGACTTATGACCAACTGGCTTATTACTGCCGGCCACTTGTTCAGTTTAGTACTGAGATATTAGGCAGTGATTCAATTGGAAATACTGTTTCAATCCACAGAGGAGACCGAAATTATCACTATCAGACAAGAGTCTTTAAAGTAGTTACTGACCATGTAAATGGTCGTGTGCAAGCTAGTCTAGGCGATAATTTAAGTGGAAACTCAATTAATCGCCAGTTGTCACAAGTTCAAAGCAATATCTCTGACCTTGATAATAATAAAATGACATTTTATGACTCCACAGAAATTGGGAAGTATCAAGACGATATTATGCGCGGTGCTGGTGCGAACGGTGGCTCGATTTACATGGTCAACGGAATTGAAGCTGGTGTCTCTCAATCAAGAGAGACCTATGAGCAAGTTTTTATGGATGGTCCAAAGATTCAAGATTCACAGTATTTCATGATTCAAAATAATACTGGGATATCTTTTAAGCAATGTAAAAAAGGGCAATGGACGACAATCCAAGATGTCCACAATGGAGCAAGTACAACTGCTTGGACTTTAGACGGAACATTTAATGCTTCTTTCATTGCGGCAGGGATATTAGCAGGAGTTCTTATCCAAGGGGTTGTTGTTAAGTCAATCGGAACTAATTCTTTTTTTCAATCCGTATTATCTAATGGCGCTTTTTCGATTGAGCAATACAAAGAAACAAATAATGTTGATTATACAAATTCTGATTGGCAAAAATATATCCACGGTGGGAAAGTTGGAGAGTTTATCGGAACTTATGACGGGAACACAAGGAAGGCGAACGGATCAGCTTTAATTAATTACCCGGGTTATATTTTGTCAATTAACCAAGATAACGGAAAAGGGTCATCTACACCAGTTTTTCAAATTCCTTCAAATTCAGCTTTTGACAATCCAATGTATAAGTTATTTGGAAAAGGAACAATTTACGATGACCTTGAAATAAAGGGAAATCTCACAGCAAATAGTCTTAAAGTTAATGGGCGATTAGAAACAAAAGAATTGTATGTTAATGGTGTAAAAATCGATACCAACGGTGGAGGAAACTCTGGCGGCGGTGGCGCTGGTTGGAATGGGCAATATCCACCAGAAGTCACGAGTGATCGTGATAAACGTTACTGGCAAATCTGGGCAATGGCAATTGGGGCTGGTTTTTCTAAACAAGCTGCAGCCGCTTTACTCGGAAATGCACAGGGTGAATCTGATGCAAATCCAACGGCTGATGAGGGCGGCGGACGTCCTGGCTTTGGTTATGGTGTTTGGCAATGGACGGATAGTTCAGGCGCTAGCTCTGGACGTGTTTATATGATTAACCTCATGACACGGGCAGGAGTGATTGACAATCCTGACTCAATCACAGCCCAATTCAAGCTCTTGATGTGGCATTCACCAAACGGCCAATGGATTGCGAAAAGTTCTTATCCTTATTCTTGGACTCAATTCATGACATTAACGGATATTAACACTGCCACTCAAGCATTTGTAGCTAACTTTGAGCGTCCCTTAAACGGACACCCTGAACGTAGCACTTGGGCCCAAGAATGGTATAACAAATTTGTTAATCTTGAAATCCCAAGCGGTAGCGGAGGTTATATTGCTCCAATTTCAAGTCCTATTACCGTAACAAGTGAAATGGGTTGGAGAACTAGTCCAATCACCGGAGCGCAAGAATTTCACAATGCTATGGACTTGGTTAATGGCAATCCAACAACTCCAATCTTAGCTTCTGGCGATGGTCAAGTGGTACAAGCGGGAAGTAATTATTATGACTGGTATGGAAATTATACGGTCATCAAGCATGCGGATGGACTTTATACAGGGTACGCACATCAAAGCAGAATCGATGTTTCTGTGGGTCAAAATGTTAAAAAGGGCCAACAAATTGGACTTATGGGAGCGACTGGTCCGGTCACTGGACCACATTTGCACTTCCAATTTATGGACCAATATTGGCCATCATCAAGCGCTCACTTTAAGAATCCAAGGGATTATATCAAATTTTAG
- a CDS encoding fibronectin type III domain-containing protein: MADKNYLHTAYANSANGTDGFTTVYPNLNLLKNTRTLSSTSTTTVWDTLFSSSQIYDSAIKSKSGVSAMNFSFDIHVPLNAIVGSAISIQLKGQSSQAYGNIGTDDYNTIVGSCWYPIKQSDLGKIIRVSSPVELGAKYQSFDSALADTDSITIRQSSNISDFVYSRLKLEPGSTATPYMPSSSEVTTADWPKYVGTYVDTNPTSSTEPSKYDWDEMKYRVYLDGTPVGGSKLLSFDLENLKAGKSYNVQVSQINGNVESDKSESVAFKTTLPK, encoded by the coding sequence ATGGCAGATAAAAATTATTTACATACCGCCTATGCCAACAGCGCAAACGGTACTGACGGTTTCACGACTGTTTATCCGAATTTGAATTTGTTGAAAAACACGAGAACTTTATCATCAACTTCAACTACAACAGTTTGGGATACTTTATTTAGTTCCAGCCAAATATATGATTCTGCAATTAAATCTAAATCTGGAGTTTCAGCAATGAACTTTAGTTTCGATATCCATGTGCCATTGAATGCTATAGTTGGAAGTGCAATTTCTATCCAGCTTAAAGGTCAAAGTTCTCAGGCTTATGGAAATATTGGAACTGATGATTACAACACAATTGTAGGTTCTTGCTGGTATCCTATTAAACAAAGCGATTTAGGTAAAATAATTCGTGTAAGTAGTCCAGTAGAATTAGGGGCTAAATATCAGTCTTTTGATAGTGCTTTAGCTGATACTGATAGCATTACCATTAGACAATCATCAAACATATCAGATTTTGTGTATTCTAGATTGAAACTTGAACCAGGTTCAACCGCTACTCCATACATGCCCTCATCTAGCGAAGTCACAACTGCTGACTGGCCAAAGTATGTAGGAACTTATGTTGATACGAATCCAACTTCTAGTACGGAACCCAGTAAGTATGATTGGGATGAAATGAAGTATCGGGTTTATTTAGATGGTACACCCGTAGGCGGAAGTAAACTTCTGTCATTTGATTTAGAAAATCTAAAGGCGGGCAAATCATACAACGTTCAGGTTAGTCAAATAAATGGCAATGTTGAAAGCGATAAGTCAGAAAGTGTTGCTTTTAAAACAACACTACCCAAATAA